Genomic DNA from Jejubacter calystegiae:
CTTCCGCCAGTTTGAGCAGCGCCTGGCTGGTCTGCTTACGGGCGCGCTTGCTCTTGCGACCCAGGAACCAGCCGCGGGTACGCGCACCGGTGCGGAAGATTCTCCGCAGTATCCACTCCACAATAAACAGCGCCGCGACCAGAACGAGCAGCATAATGGTCAGGGCGGTGATACTGGTCTCAATGTTCCAGCTTTCGGTCTGAATCAGTACGTATCCCTGATGGCCGGCAAAGATGGGACCGATAACGATCCCGGCGATCAGCAGCAGAAACAGCAGCAGAACTTTTATCATTGATTACTCTCCCTGCTGTTCTGTCTGGGATGCACTGTTCCCGGCTGCGGCTGGCTGACCGTTATCCGACGGCGCCATCTGATTACGGACCCGCTGGCGCATCAATTTTTCCAGCACCGGCTGGCTGGCGAGCGATTCGGGCAGTTCCATAGCGATACTCTGCTGGCTTAACGCATCCAGCTCGGCCAGAAAGCCTTTGGTCGCGGCATCGTTGGTATCGTAGTAAGCGCGTACCCAGGTGGCAACGGTCTCCAGCGACTGCTTGTAGACCTCGTCCTGGTGGCGCGGTACGGCCTGAGCCGCAACCAGCAGGCGGGAACGGATGTTCTCGCGCAGGTAGACATCCTGGTTCGGCGCCAGCAGCGGAACTTCGGTGGCGTCGCGACGGCGGATGGTAATAAAGCTGTCCATAAAGTTATGCCAGCTGCGGGTCAGATTCTGGCGCCATTCGCTCAGGGAGCCGGAAATCTCGCGGCTGTCGGCATCCATGGGAGCGTCATCGCTGTCGTTGTCGGCCAGACGCAGGTTATCCACCTGGTTAGACAGCTGGTTAACGCGCAGAATAATGCCGTCGAAATCGATTTGCGATACGCCGGACAGGCTGGCGATATCACTGTTCAACGCGCGACGTGCGGCGATCAGGCTGGGATCGTTCATTTGTCCAAGGCTGACGTCGGCGTTTTTCAGTAGCGCAGCGGCGGTCGCGACATCCTGATCGCTCCACAGCTTACGTCCGGCCAGTTTGACCAGGTAATCGGCTTCGGCCAGCAACCAGTTATTCGCATCGCCGCCAGTGATAGAGGCCATCTTTTCACGGGTCTCTTCCAGCGTTTTCGCCATGATCTGCTCACGCTGCTGTGCGGCGTCCAGACTGCTCTGCTGCTGCTGAAGTCGGGAATCCAGCTCGGTTTTTTGTTGCGCCAGCTGCTGCTGGAGGGCGGTGACCTGAGCGGCCAGGGTTTGGGTGCTGGCTGTCTGGCTGGCGGCCTGTCGTTTGTTCCAGGTATAGAGCCCGGCACCGGCAGCCAGAGCAATGGCGATAGCAATAACGCTGAGCGTAATGCCAACGCCCGTGCCACGTTTTTGCTTCTCCTGTGGCTGAGTTTGCACCGGCGTCTCCACGTCTGGCGTGGCTTCTTCAACCCTGGCGGAGGATTCTTTTGGTTCCGTCATTATTAGTCCCATTCTTCTCAGTGTTGTTGTCTACCCGTATCCTGCGGGCACCTTTATTTCGGGAAGAGCCCGATACGGCCCTTCAGGTTGGGCATAACGCGCGCAGCAGCGCATCGTTGTCGGCGTTATCTGCGATGCTGACATCCCGCCAGCCTGATTCTCTGGCATGGGTGGCCAGACGTTCACTGACAACAATTAGCCTGCAGTTCAGTAACCAGTTATTACGATACCATTCCGGCACCAGCGCGTAGAGCTGGCGCAGCATTTCGCCGCTGGTGACCACCAGGGTATCGATCTCCAGGTTTTGCCAGCGCCAGGCAACTTCCGCGCCATCATACTGTTTGGGGCAGCGCTGGTAGCATTCGCACAGCGTTACCTGAGCACCGCGCTGGCGTAGTGTATCCCCCAGTAGCTCACGCCCGCCGTTACCGCGTAGTATCAGCGCCTGCTTACCTTTTATATCTTGTAATTCAGGTAATTGTAGCAAGACTTCGCTGATTTCCCGATCGCGCGGATAATTTACCGGCAGACTACTGACTTTATGCAAGGCCAGCGCGCTGGAGCGACCAATGGAAAACCATGCCGCCTGCGCAGGCCAGCGCATGCTTTGCCGGGAAAGCGTGGCATGGGCATATTCCACCGCATGGCGGGAGAGAACAAAGGCAAGATCGCCCGGGCGCAGCGCGTTCAGATAGTCGGGTAGACGGGAAAGCTCACGACCCGGCGAAAATTCGATCAGCGGAAAACTCCAGGCCACCAGCCCCATCGCGCGCAGACGGCTGACTAAAGCCTCTCCGTCGGGGGAGGGGCGGGTGACCAGAATCCTCATGCAGGGGCATCTCCGTCATAGACATCGGCCAGGATCTCCCTGGCGCCGTTATCCAGTAGCTCTTCGGCAAGCGAGATCCCCATCGCTTCGGCATCTTCCGGGCGACCGCGACGTTCGCCGCGCACCATCTGCTTACCATCCGGCGAGCCGACCAGCGCCCGTAACCAAA
This window encodes:
- the hemD gene encoding uroporphyrinogen-III synthase, with the translated sequence MRILVTRPSPDGEALVSRLRAMGLVAWSFPLIEFSPGRELSRLPDYLNALRPGDLAFVLSRHAVEYAHATLSRQSMRWPAQAAWFSIGRSSALALHKVSSLPVNYPRDREISEVLLQLPELQDIKGKQALILRGNGGRELLGDTLRQRGAQVTLCECYQRCPKQYDGAEVAWRWQNLEIDTLVVTSGEMLRQLYALVPEWYRNNWLLNCRLIVVSERLATHARESGWRDVSIADNADNDALLRALCPT
- the hemX gene encoding uroporphyrinogen-III C-methyltransferase, with product MTEPKESSARVEEATPDVETPVQTQPQEKQKRGTGVGITLSVIAIAIALAAGAGLYTWNKRQAASQTASTQTLAAQVTALQQQLAQQKTELDSRLQQQQSSLDAAQQREQIMAKTLEETREKMASITGGDANNWLLAEADYLVKLAGRKLWSDQDVATAAALLKNADVSLGQMNDPSLIAARRALNSDIASLSGVSQIDFDGIILRVNQLSNQVDNLRLADNDSDDAPMDADSREISGSLSEWRQNLTRSWHNFMDSFITIRRRDATEVPLLAPNQDVYLRENIRSRLLVAAQAVPRHQDEVYKQSLETVATWVRAYYDTNDAATKGFLAELDALSQQSIAMELPESLASQPVLEKLMRQRVRNQMAPSDNGQPAAAGNSASQTEQQGE